A genomic segment from Pistricoccus aurantiacus encodes:
- a CDS encoding STY4534 family ICE replication protein encodes MSNATDTQFFDLHISGLGYVNRIRQVTPKRGDAFWACDISALNGPANDVEYRRFDCRVSGREAEKLVKKFAATVADRKEKGANEPRILIGFKLGDLYPDLFTRTRGERAGETAVSLKARLLFINWVKVDGEKVYEAPRREETFSATAAQEDEAPSQEVDQETPAPGSAFSGGSVGAAEAVV; translated from the coding sequence ATGTCTAACGCTACTGACACTCAATTCTTTGACTTGCACATCTCAGGCCTGGGCTATGTCAACCGGATCCGCCAGGTCACGCCCAAGCGTGGCGATGCCTTCTGGGCATGCGATATATCCGCGTTGAATGGTCCTGCTAATGATGTGGAATATCGCCGCTTCGACTGTCGCGTCAGCGGCCGGGAAGCGGAGAAGCTGGTCAAGAAATTTGCCGCCACCGTGGCCGATCGCAAGGAGAAAGGCGCTAACGAGCCCAGGATCCTCATCGGCTTCAAGCTCGGCGACCTGTACCCCGATCTGTTCACGCGGACGAGGGGGGAACGAGCCGGCGAGACTGCCGTCAGCCTCAAGGCGCGGCTGCTCTTCATTAACTGGGTCAAGGTGGATGGCGAAAAAGTCTACGAAGCGCCCCGGCGCGAAGAAACTTTTTCTGCCACCGCGGCCCAGGAGGATGAAGCACCGTCCCAAGAGGTGGATCAGGAGACGCCTGCTCCTGGCTCCGCTTTCAGCGGTGGCTCGGTTGGCGCTGCTGAAGCCGTGGTCTGA